The Danio rerio strain Tuebingen ecotype United States chromosome 19, GRCz12tu, whole genome shotgun sequence genome includes the window aaccgaccagccttcactgtaaacaacaacatggacacagaaatgggagcgttgtttttGTACTATTGTCCGTTTTAgacgccattgtgcagttaaacCCTGCCTTTTTTACTACAGCAGCGGCATATGTTCGCTAGAACGCGAATGCCCAGAGTGtacgaatggtcacgtgatatacgtttttggtggcatagtgtggacggagatatgttcagaaacgctaggtgaaacgctagtgtggacgcggatcttTTTTTGATCTAAAAAaacgttttcaaactaaaacgcactattGTAAACGGGGCCTAGGATTGAACCTAAGAGTATTGTAAATAGTGATCAATTTCTTACAGGGACATGATCGTTTTGCTTCAAGACCTCAGTGGGTCATCAGGAGCAATAGCTGTTGATTCAGACTcctttgtatgtgtttattttgaatcataaaacctgtcaccattacacagcggggaaaataagtattgaacacgtaatttttctcagaaaacacggTGCTGTTAACTTGAGATTTTTACCGGATGTTGATAGCAACTAAAGAAATCCAGATATGCAGAGAAAACAAAtccaagtatttttttaaaaggacGCGGTTCCCGTTCGTGTCATTGTCCTGTCTTTACAGTAAGTGAGCGATTaatggtctttgtttgtttattcagaggcaaagttagtttgtgtcatcagcagtactcttacagtttttaaagacagaccttagtcaaaatgatttagttactaagatTACAgacagtaatatcactacaatattatgcgctgaaagatccgctgtaaatgcggctctccgagtgtaaacatgtaaacaccgcaatcaaactattaccgtcgtgtaggattttctgCCCGTTTTGCGAGAGGATAATCTACACATGGCTGTCAGACGCTGTCTACTGAGTGCATCTTAGTTACTGAGAAATgttgacgttttttttttctcccattcgccgagctcttccagcagttcctcataTCCAATATTTCATTTTTCACGGCGGGGGcacgcatgaaatgttcctgaatgatagtgaaagtgccaaactgcagttaaagaccacaaattaataatttggcaaattatttgatgactgatatccatgtaaacacagtcactgtctttctctcctgcgtctgtgtgtttgtttttcctctgtgaaaatcagcgcatgctcaaacggaaactcccatttttatgcagaATATTCCCTCTTttcctcctccgacactcccacctaaaaagagctggactcacccacttccctgacttttttcaaactagaggtgtgaaaacacactgctgaggCAGGGGGGATTATGTCCTTTTAAAAGAGCTTCTTCTCAGTCTATTTGGAcctaagaaatggaggaaaaactagtgtaaatttggcagctgtacattttctaccccactaaaggcttttctctcattatgtagttaataaaggATATACTGTTTTCATGTCACTTCTCACGTGTGTTTGGTTGTTTTCGGACGGAGACATagttgttggcgattcttcctattgtcaAGTCATGCAGTATGAAACTCCCTGTTGCCAGTGAATcttacagtgtaaacaaagcagcgatgaaatgccaccccagatagtcatgcagtgcgaaaacatctgtgacagctttttagtcagtgaaagtcagTCAATTTGACATTTGGTTTTGAGTGGGAAACCTGTGCTCTGCTGTTTTCTGTTGCACTTAATTTGTTCAATTTCTTCATTCTTTAATTGATGTTGTTCTCTTTCGCAGGGCGTACTGGGGGTTGCGGGCTCATTTCCCCGGGGAGGCGGAGTCTCTGTATAACTCATTAGAATCGTCCTATCAGAGGACACTTCAGTCGTGTTTAAAGAGCTCGGGCAGCGTGGCGTCACTCCCACAGTCAGACCGCTCGTCCTCCAGCTCGCAAGAAAGCCTTAAGTAAGGATATCTCATGATTACACAAGAGATCACCATTAGACCAACATTACAATTTAAATAAGAGCTCTGTGTTTTTCCTTGTTTTTCCACAGTCGGCCGCTGTCAAAGTGGTCAGCTGCTCCTGGCAGAGGTAagatcttctgtgtgtgtgtgcgtgtgtgtgcgtgcgtgcgtgtgtgcgtgtgtgcgtgcgtgcgtgcgtgcgtgcgtgcgtgcgtgttgtgatgtgtgtatccgcaatagtcacatcgcaaagatatgtGAAGTTTAAAATtttgaactaatttcgagaggagcatgtgctcatgattgacccagctgttccacattagctaatcacaaTCCTCCAATCAAAtgatcccaagtcactatatatatcctcatttcctttctacaactatcttcgtctggaagaaatccccttcttcctcctttatccagaatgggtggcacggtggctcagtgactagcactgttgcctcacagcaagaataccaatggtgttgagtcctcgctgagccatctggtatttctgtgtggagtttgcatgttctccccgtgtccgcatgggtttcccccgggttccccgttttcctcccaccatccaaatgtgctctatattattgATAAATTAAGCCTAAACCTCTTTTATAATATCTCACTCTCAGGAAAtccgccttggcctcagcagcaggggagtttgagatcgacctgagctcaatttccCTTCGCCCtgaaaaaggggggggggggggggggggagccctgggctcaaggatcccttgagctcagggctctctcccgggacagcatgccaaacaagctatgtataaatcatgagctaagtgtgattTTCTTGAAGCAGTGTTAAGTCTAAAttgtagttgaccaggagctacggaattgtaaataattaattcaattcaattcagctttatttgtatagcgcgtttacaatgtagattgtgtcaaagcagcttcacataaatggtcatagtaactggatcagggtagttcagtttttagtgtttaagttcagttcagtttagctcagttgtGGTTTGAAGTCCTTATTGTTACGCCCTCGGggcgaaacaagtaaaaaataagagGGGGAAGCCAAAAATCACGttacaaaagttttatttaagcCCACTGTGATCAAACATTAGGCAAGAACGCCCCGCCAACTCGCACGCCGCTGGTCTCCGTCCCAACCCTTAGCCGGAAGAATCATACTCCCAAACAGTGGCAGGACGCTGATAAAGGAGCGCTCACTTAGACTCAGGTGTTCCCCATCCACCTGATTATGCCCCGCAATGTTACAGCGCATCTGTAGAGGGagcaaaacagacacacagacagacacggaAGACAAATGACAGCGCAGCAGGCGTCACACCCTCCCCCATAAACAGGAAACAACGTTTCCATACAATAAACCATAAACATGTACATAATAAAAAGAAAGTGCATACAAACCCATATTTACAAGGGGGCCCTAGACAGGGCGTCGGCCACTATATTCTCAGAGCCTTTTAAGTGCCGAATGTCCAAATGAAAAGGTTGGAGAAACAAGCACCAGCGCATAAGCCGTTGGTTAGGATTTTTAAGCGAGTGCAAAAAGGTAAGAGGATTATGATCGCTATAAATCGTTAAAGGTGAACTATCTCCTCCCACATACACCTCAAAGTGTTGGAGAGCCCAAATTAATGCGAGCGCTTCTTTTTCGATGGTAGAATAATTCCGTTGATAACTATTGAATTTTCGTGAGAAAAAACAAACCGGACGCTCGATGCCCACATCATCCTCTTGAACCAACACTGCACCCGCTCCCTCTTTACTGGCATCCACCATAATCTTAAATGGTTCTCCTAGCCGGGGAGCCATCAGGACTGGTGCTGACGTAAGCAACGCCTTCACTGCATCAAACGCAGTTTGACAAGACTCGGACCACACAAATAAAGCTTTGGACTTAAGCAGATCAGTTAAAGGGGCAATCACTGTGGAAAAGTTTCTACAAAAACAGCGGTAAAACCCTACAAGTCCCAAAAAGCGCATTAATTCTTTCTTAGTGACAGGCACCGGATATTCATCTATCGCCTGCACCTTCGCCCTCACTGGACGCACCTGTCCTTGTCCCACTACCTTGCCCAGGTACGTCACCGTCGCCCCTGCGAATTCGCATTTAGCGAGATTGATGGTAAGGTTGGCCTGCGAGAGGCGATCGAGAAGGCGGCGCAAACGACAAAGATGCTCCGGCCAGCTGTCACTCACAACAATCGTATCGTCCAAATAAACGGTAACCCCTTCTAATCCCGCGACTATTTTGTTCATTAATCTCTGAAACGTTGCGGGCGCGTTTCGCAGCCCGAAGCTCATCACCCGGTAGGAGAATAACCCATCAGGTGTTATAAACGACGATAATTCCCTCGCACGCTCACTTAAGTAGACCTGCCAATAGCCCTTAAGTAAATCCAATTTAGTCACAAATTTTGCAGCACCGACCTGATCAATACAATCCTCCATCCTCGGTAGAGGAAAGGAGTCTGGTTTTGTTACTGAATTTAATTTTCTATAGTCCGTACAAAAACGGAAACTATCGTCGGACTTCCGAACTAAAAGACACGGAGATGACCAGCAAGAGGAAGAGGGTTCAGCCAGTTTATTGTCGAGCAAATACTGAACTTCTGCTCTCAATACATCACGTTTATTCAGGGGAACACGATAAAAGCGCTGGCGGATAGGCGTGGCTTCCCCCACATCTATATCATGCGTCAAAACACTCGTCTGTGTCGGTACATCGGAAAATAACTGTGGAAACTCCGATAACAACTgaattaattcttgttgttgaGTAGCATCTAGATGTTTAAAATCGAATAACAACTTTTTAAAAGTCTCAGAATTCTTTAACCTACCCTGCAACACGCAATCATCGGGTGTTTTCAATTCATCCGCCTGCATATCCATCACATGATGCGCATAGTGCTCAGGAAAACTATCAACCAGCGCTACAGGATTTACCTGCATTGGTGTGACACAGTCTCGATTAAAATATGGCTTTAAAATATTAACGTGACAAACTTGTGTTTTCTTTTTACGATCTGGTGTTAAAATAGTGTAATTGTCATTACTGCCAATGTGCGTCACCTTATATGGCCCAGTGTACTTGGCTTGAAAGGGCGATCCCAACACCGGGAGGAGCGCAACAACCTGGTCTCCCACGCTAAACTGTCGGCGTTCAGTGCGACGGTCAAACAGGCGCTTCATCTTTTTCTGGGAACTACCCAACTGCTTTTTAGCTAGTTCCCATGCCAACGAAAGCCGTCGACGAAAACCCAAAACATAATCCGACAATTTTTCTGGCGGATCTAAATCGGTCCACTGATCGTGCAAAACAGCCAGTACCCCCCGAACTTTATGAGCAAAAACGAGTTCATTCGGGCTATAACCAAGACTTTGTTGAGTTACTTCCCGGGCTGACAGCATCAGCCACGGGAGGCCCTCCTCCCAATCTCTGTCCATCTCAACGCAATAAGCCCGGAGCAAGGATTTTAAGGTGGAATGGAAGCGCTCTAGCGCACCTTGACTTTGCGCATGATACGCAGTGGACAAATTGTGCTTAATCCCCAAATGACGAAGTACTTCGGCAAACAAGTTTGAAGTAAAATTACTTCCCTGATCGGACTGAATAACTTTAGGTAAgccaaaaatagaaataaattgagTGAGAGCTTTAACAATAGCCTTAGTGTTAATAGAACGCAAAGGAAACGCGGCCGGATAACGAGTGACCTGGCACATCACTGTTAGCAGATATTCACTCCCCGCTTTTGAGCGAGGGAGTGGCCCAACACAGTCAATGATGAGATGCTCGAAAGGTTGGCATACGGCAGAAATGGGCTGCAGAGGCGCCGGTTTTAACGACTGATTAGGCTTACCAGTCAACTGGCATGTATGACAGGTTTTAACATAACTGGCGACATCTTTTTTGATTCGTGGCCAGTAAAAATAACGAAGAATTCTGTCATACGTCTTTTTAATGCCAGCATGACCGGCAAGACCATCATGGGCAGTTTTTAAAACTACCGGTCGCCATTTAACGGGCACCACCACCTGGACAAAAGGATCCCCcacacaaaaaccagcatgtGGAGACCATTTTCTCAATAATACCCCATCTCTGATGAAATAACCCTGTGCCCGGTTCCGAATATCAACATCATCATAAACTTGCTCATACTGAGCTTTTAAAGTTACATCGCTCTGCTGTTCCTTCGAGAGCTCTTCCCTAGAAACGGCCAGTGGGTAATCAGTTAACGGAAAAAAATGTTCAGTACTAACAGGTTTTACTTCAGATTGCGCCCGGCTAGCAGATCGAGTCACTGCACAAGCAACAAACACATCAGGATTTTGCGGAGCACTCTCATCCAGACAGTCACAATAGGGAGGCGGGTTAGAAACTATCAAAGGTGGCGTTTCCCCAACCCAAACGCGTCCGCCCGCCAGATTATTGCCAAGAATAAGTGACACGCCTTCAACGGGCAGAACAGGTCGCACGCCAAGCTCTACATCGCCCTGCACTAAGTCACAATTCAGAGTCACTTTATGTAAGGGTACAGATAATGTATTTAATCCAATGCCACGAATTAACAACGACTTACCAGTGTCAGACTCCAGTGAAAACGGCAATATAGATTCCAAAATAAAGGAAGCCGATGATCCTGTATCTCGGAGAATTT containing:
- the LOC141379172 gene encoding uncharacterized protein, which translates into the protein MSAEVTTLDDLINLVLLEQFKNTLPDIVVTYIAERNVKTASQAAVLADEWELIHKTRADGFRSDRLSPCLSSPSVYLNQARRPKSPSNRHDLTCNYCLEEGHWKSNCPVLKSKSAKAQLTKSAGFVKPAALVGPVPLSALSAETPANTSSVLDRQDIFNPFISDGFVSLKSGNRIAVKILRDTGSSASFILESILPFSLESDTGKSLLIRGIGLNTLSVPLHKVTLNCDLVQGDVELGVRPVLPVEGVSLILGNNLAGGRVWVGETPPLIVSNPPPYCDCLDESAPQNPDVFVACAVTRSASRAQSEVKPVSTEHFFPLTDYPLAVSREELSKEQQSDVTLKAQYEQVYDDVDIRNRAQGYFIRDGVLLRKWSPHAGFCVGDPFVQVVVPVKWRPVVLKTAHDGLAGHAGIKKTYDRILRYFYWPRIKKDVASYVKTCHTCQLTGKPNQSLKPAPLQPISAVCQPFEHLIIDCVGPLPRSKAGSEYLLTVMCQVTRYPAAFPLRSINTKAIVKALTQFISIFGLPKVIQSDQGSNFTSNLFAEVLRHLGIKHNLSTAYHAQSQGALERFHSTLKSLLRAYCVEMDRDWEEGLPWLMLSAREVTQQSLGYSPNELVFAHKVRGVLAVLHDQWTDLDPPEKLSDYVLGFRRRLSLAWELAKKQLGSSQKKMKRLFDRRTERRQFSVGDQVVALLPVLGSPFQAKYTGPYKVTHIGSNDNYTILTPDRKKKTQVCHVNILKPYFNRDCVTPMQVNPVALVDSFPEHYAHHVMDMQADELKTPDDCVLQGRLKNSETFKKLLFDFKHLDATQQQELIQLLSEFPQLFSDVPTQTSVLTHDIDVGEATPIRQRFYRVPLNKRDVLRAEVQYLLDNKLAEPSSSCWSSPCLLVRKSDDSFRFCTDYRKLNSVTKPDSFPLPRMEDCIDQVGAAKFVTKLDLLKGYWQVYLSERARELSSFITPDGLFSYRVMSFGLRNAPATFQRLMNKIVAGLEGVTVYLDDTIVVSDSWPEHLCRLRRLLDRLSQANLTINLAKCEFAGATVTYLGKVVGQGQVRPVRAKVQAIDEYPVPVTKKELMRFLGLVGFYRCFCRNFSTVIAPLTDLLKSKALFVWSESCQTAFDAVKALLTSAPVLMAPRLGEPFKIMVDASKEGAGAVLVQEDDVGIERPVCFFSRKFNSYQRNYSTIEKEALALIWALQHFEVYVGGDSSPLTIYSDHNPLTFLHSLKNPNQRLMRWCLFLQPFHLDIRHLKGSENIVADALSRAPL